A single region of the Anopheles funestus chromosome X, idAnoFuneDA-416_04, whole genome shotgun sequence genome encodes:
- the LOC125762228 gene encoding uncharacterized protein LOC125762228 isoform X1: MDEQHNERCYVTISTYSDELVSENRSEFSANTIKPDSDNCNLFNCMNVAGRQSFSDLSDMNSTPCSDVNSLQRVQQNFENAVGYLTNSSYSEDAKQKLKGERSRTPDNYFDDVLPFLYNEHDPTAEVIDSQSYQKSISDQEQDAKCIDDAKWPSGAPLLRHLLFSTTGAKDDSTKEANNNEVIQSIRPKTNQSFDAEHSSDQPQNLKLSEIGMITNRKARTAFTKAQVNHNVKIWKYKKALQKQICFSYTRR, translated from the exons ATGGATGAACAGCACAACGAACGTTGTTATGTAACCATTTCAACCTACAGCGATGAATTAGTGTCAGAAAATCGATCAGAATTCTCTGCAAACACCATAAAGCCCGATAGCGATAACTGTAACCTTTTCAACTGCATGAATGTAGCAGGTCGACAGTCGTTCTCAGACCTCTCGGACATGAATTCTACTCCTTGTTCAGATGTAAATTCGTTACAGCgtgttcagcaaaattttgaaaatgcagTAGGCTATCTGACCAACTCTAGCTACAGTGAAGATGCTAAACAGAAACTGAAAGGCGAAAGAAGTCGTACACCAGATAACTATTTCGACGATGTACTACCGTTTCTGTACAATGAGCATGATCCAACGGCGGAAGTGATTGATTCTCAATCCTATCAAAAATCCATCTCGGACCAAGAACAAGACGCTAAATGCATTGATGATGCTAAATGGCCCAGTGGTGCGCCATTATTACGACATCTGCTATTCAGTACTACAGGTGCCAAAG ACGATAGTACAAAGGAGGCAAACAACAACGAAGTTATTCAAAGCATAAGGCCAAAAACGAATCAATCGTTTGATGCAGAACATTCTTCGGACCAACCCCAAAACTTAAAGTTATCAGAAATCGGAATGATTACCAATCGTAAAGCTCGCACAGCGTTCACTAAGGCTCAAGTAAATCATAATGTTAAGATATGGAAGTATAAAAAAgctttacaaaaacaaatatgtttttccTATACTCGCAGATAA
- the LOC125762228 gene encoding uncharacterized protein LOC125762228 isoform X2, which yields MNWNTVSETDDSKNIAKDDSTKEANNNEVIQSIRPKTNQSFDAEHSSDQPQNLKLSEIGMITNRKARTAFTKAQVNHNVKIWKYKKALQKQICFSYTRR from the exons ATGAACTGGAACACGGTTTCTGAAACCGATGACtcgaaaaatattgcaaaag ACGATAGTACAAAGGAGGCAAACAACAACGAAGTTATTCAAAGCATAAGGCCAAAAACGAATCAATCGTTTGATGCAGAACATTCTTCGGACCAACCCCAAAACTTAAAGTTATCAGAAATCGGAATGATTACCAATCGTAAAGCTCGCACAGCGTTCACTAAGGCTCAAGTAAATCATAATGTTAAGATATGGAAGTATAAAAAAgctttacaaaaacaaatatgtttttccTATACTCGCAGATAA